DNA sequence from the Cohnella herbarum genome:
GTTATACGATTACATCCAGTCCGGGTGGCTTGACCGCAAGCGGTTCGTCAAGCCCGATTAAGATCACTGGCTTGACGAACGGAACGGATTACGTCTTTACGGTCGTCGCAACCAATGCCGAAGGAGATTCCATCGCTTCGGCGGCATCCAATGCAGTCACGCCGATGACGGTTCCGGACGCGCCTACGAATGTGCAGGCAAAGGTGGGTAACGGGGAAGCTACCGTTAGCTTTACTGCTCCTGCTTACAATGGGGGCAGTGCTATAACCGGTTATACGGTCACTTCCATTCCTGGCGGATTGACGGCAACCGGTACAGCTAGCCCAATTAAGATCACTGGCTTGACGAATGGTACCTCGTATACGTTTACGGTTACTGCGGCCAACGCTGCAGGCGGTAGCGTTTCATCAGCCTCGTCGAGTGCGGTTACGCCATCCGTGCCTCCCGCTGGCGGAGGAGGCGGTTCATCCTCGCTGGATACGATTACGATCGACGTGCAAGATGGCTCCGGAGATAAGAGCGGCATCGTGTCCCGAGCAACCCTCCGCCGCACGACCGATGCCGGCGGCCGGAAGAAGGACGAGCTGACGCTGACTGCGGAACAAGCGTCCCAAGCGATCGAACAACTGAAGAAAGCCGGTTCGAATACGGCCCGCATCGTCGTTCCCGATGCGAAGGACGAGGTGTCGGAGCTGATCGTGAAGTTGCCGAAAGCGACTGCCGTGGCGCTCTCCGACAGCAAGATCGATTTGGAATTGGTTACGAACGGCGTCCGAATTCTCGTTCCTTACGCTTCGTTTCAAGGAGTCTCGCAGGATGTGTACTTCCGGCTCGTCCCGATCAAGGCGGCTGCCGAGCGGAAAGAGATCGAGAAGCGAGCGGCTACCGAGCCAATCGTGAGTGACAAGCTGGACAAGACGACGCTGATCGTCCAGGGTCGTCCGATGGAAATCGAGACGAACTTGTCCAGCCGTCCGGTCACGCTTATTCTACCGCTGGAACAGAAAACGACGGCGGAGCAGGCGGCCAATCTCTACATCTTCATTCAGCACAGCGACGGAACGAAGGAACTGATTCAGGGCGAACTCGTGTCCTATGACGCAACCGGAAAGCAAGGCATCCGGTTTACCGTCCAGCAATTCAGCACTTTCACGGTGCTGGAAGGCCGACGGGCGAAGCAAGCTGCCGCGAACAAGGCTTACATGATAGGCTTCAAAGACGGAACGTTCCGTCCGGACAAGGAGATGACGCGCGCGGAAATGGCGATGATTCTGTATAACCTGTCCGGCGTGGGTGCTTCGACGCATGACCTTGCCTACCCGGACGTTTCAGGCAAGCATTGGGCCGGCACAGCCATTGGCTACGCGTCCGCCAGCGGGCTGATGAAGGGTGCTCCTGACGGCCGGTTTAATCCGGATCGGCCGATCACACGCGCGGAAATGGCGATTATCGTTCTTCGTCTGAAAGCAGCCGCTGCGACCGAGGCTGCGACGGCCGCGTTTTCCGATACGGCCGGACATTGGGCGGAGGCTTCCATCAGGCAGGCGCAAGCGGCCGGATACATGAACGGGTACAAGGACGGCGCGTTCCGTCCAGAGCAAACGTTGACTCGTTCCGAAGCGGTGACGATTGTTAACCGGGTCCTGAACCGTGAACCGTTGACTACCAACGACGGCAAGTGGAGCGACGTTCCGGCTGGCTACTGGGCGTTCGGAGCGATCCAGGCGGCGACAATAGATCATACGGCCGGAAAACCGAAGAATTGAAGAGATCTGCGAATAATCGAATTAAGACCAAAGGGACGTTCCGAATCCGGGACATCCCTTTGGTCTTAAGCTCGACGTGCGTACAGGGGACGCGACCGCCAAGCCGGCCGAGTCGGCCGAGGAAGTCGCCAAGCTAATCCAGAATCGGGCGACGACGTATTTTAACGAGTAAAGGTTTAAGAAAAGCTTAAAGAAGCTTAACGAAGCTTAATGATTTAGCGTATTTGAATTTAAACAGTTTCCCGTATCCTTTAACTAATCAACGGAGAGAAGGCGAGGATACGCGATGAAACGAACAAAACTCTTAAGCGGAATGATCGTAACGGCGCTATTTGGCTTATATTTATATGCGTTATTGAAAGTCATATTGTTCAAACTGCAGCCGATTGACGTCACGTTTCTTTGGCAGCAGCTTCAGGTGAAAATAGAAAATCCTCACGCGCTTATGGATCGGTTGAAGACGGGGAATACGACCCCGTTCCATCAAATTTCCGAAAATATGCAGATGAACTCGGGTCAGGATTTTCTCAACTTGGTCGGAAACGTCGCGTTATTTATGCCGCTTGGGGTTTTTCTGTTCATACTGCTTAAAAACAATGGTCTGTCCATCGTAGGAGTGATGGTTTTGTCCTTCGTTTTAAGTTTAAGTCTCGAATGCGCGCAAGCCGTATTCTCGCTCGGCGTTTTCGATGTGGACGATTTGATCTTAAACGCCTGCGGCGGATTGCTCGGTTACTTGCTCTATAAGATCTATTTCAAGTTAAAGGAAAAAGCAATGGTTACGTCAAATTTGGGCGCAAAGATATAGAATGGCAATACGCGAACGTCATAAATACCCGGTTGGA
Encoded proteins:
- a CDS encoding VanZ family protein, which gives rise to MKRTKLLSGMIVTALFGLYLYALLKVILFKLQPIDVTFLWQQLQVKIENPHALMDRLKTGNTTPFHQISENMQMNSGQDFLNLVGNVALFMPLGVFLFILLKNNGLSIVGVMVLSFVLSLSLECAQAVFSLGVFDVDDLILNACGGLLGYLLYKIYFKLKEKAMVTSNLGAKI